A stretch of the Esox lucius isolate fEsoLuc1 chromosome 2, fEsoLuc1.pri, whole genome shotgun sequence genome encodes the following:
- the kcna4 gene encoding potassium voltage-gated channel subfamily A member 1 codes for MEFAMIGADNGCKTRLPYGYARAREREHERERQVQQAAAAAEGAASGEGGESSGHLLNNHQQHQSRTSSSSNANNSSGGTASRPSSLQQPQQHHHESEQQVLRERKKQRGVGRWRRSRQTLGGDLRHSELALLGSEEDMIEEDEAEGGEEEDGGSKRSSFLCNMDDEETVSLTDRRPQSGYENVYSEYGCCERVVINVSGLKFETQLKTLTQFPDTLLGDPEKRIRYFDPLRNEYFFDRNRPSFDAILYYYQSGGRLKRPQNVPFDIFSEEVKFYELGEEAMLKFREDEGFVKEEEKPLPEDEFKRQVWLLFEYPESSQPARGIAVVSVLVIVISIVIFCMETLPEFRDEKEYLKPRDNSTEPHGQTPFNDPFFIVETVCIIWFSFEIIVRFFASPSKTDFFKNIMNTIDIVSILPYFITLGTDLAQQQGKGDQAMSFAILRIIRLVRVFRIFKLSRHSKGLQILGHTLRASMRELALLIFFLVIGVILFSSAVYFAEADEPASQFTSIPDAFWWAVVTMTTVGYGDMKPITVGGKIVGSLCAIAGVLTIALPVPVIVSNFNYFYHRETDNEADPPPVVETPPPTCPYFPNFLKKFKGSPSGSSLGDKAEYMEMEEGVTESLCGVDKSPSKGNGTDIGRKNSTSSKSQQTDV; via the coding sequence ATGGAGTTTGCTATGATAGGTGCAGATAATGGGTGCAAAACTCGACTTCCTTACGGGTATGCTCGCGCACGGGAAAGGGAGCACGAACGGGAAAGACAGGTACAGCAAGCAGCAGCAGCTGCTGAAGGTGCAGcaagtggagagggaggggagtcATCTGGTCATCTCCTTAACAACCACCAGCAGCATCAGTCTCGCACCTCCTCCTCATCGAATGCCAACAACAGTAGCGGCGGTACCGCTTCTCGCCCCTCCTCCTTGCAACAGCCACAGCAGCACCACCACGAGTCTGAGCAGCAAGTTCTCAGAGAAAGGAAAAAGCAACGCGGTGTAGGACGTTGGAGAAGGAGTCGTCAGACCCTCGGCGGGGACTTGCGCCACTCAGAGTTGGCGCTACTTGGATCCGAGGAGGATATGATAGAGGAGGACGAGGCAGAAGGCGGAGAAGAGGAGGACGGGGGAAGCAAGAGGTCCAGTTTTCTCTGTAATATGGATGATGAAGAGACCGTCTCACTCACAGATAGACGTCCCCAATCAggatatgaaaatgtttacagtgagTATGGGTGCTGTGAGAGAGTTGTTATTAATGTGTCGGGGCTGAAGTTTGAAACTCAACTTAAGACTCTCACACAGTTTCCTGATACTCTTTTGGGAGATCCGGAAAAACGAATCAGGTACTTCGACCCTCTAAGGAACGAATATTTTTTTGACAGGAACCGACCAAGCTTCGACGCCATTCTTTATTATTACCAGTCAGGGGGGCGGTTGAAGAGACCCCAAAATGTACCTTTTGACATCTTTTCGGAAGAGGTGAAATTCTATGAACTCGGGGAGGAGGCAATGTTGAAGTTTCGTGAAGATGAGGGTTTTGTCAAAGAAGAGGAAAAACCTTTACCAGAGGACGAGTTCAAACGCCAAGTTTGGCTACTTTTTGAATATCCAGAGAGCTCACAACCTGCAAGAGGGATTGCAGTCGTGTCTGTTCTGGTAATCGTAATATCAATAGTCATTTTCTGTATGGAAACGTTGCCAGAGTTCAGGGACGAAAAAGAATACCTTAAACCAAGAGATAATTCGACGGAACCCCACGGACAGACTCCTTTTAACGACCCATTTTTCATTGTGGAGACGGTATGCATTATATGGTTTTCGTTTGAGATCATAGTGCGCTTCTTTGCAAGTCCAAGTAAAACTgatttctttaaaaacattatgaatACTATAGACATTGTATCAATTTTGCCTTATTTCATCACGCTCGGCACAGATCTTGCACAACAGCAAGGCAAAGGGGATCAGGCAATGAGTTTTGCCATTTTGAGAATAATCCGTCTTGTCAGAGTCTTTCGCATCTTTAAACTCTCCAGGCACTCGAAAGGACTGCAGATCCTCGGACATACCCTCCGCGCCAGTATGAGGGAATTGGCGCTTCTGATATTTTTCCTTGTTATTGGTGTTATTTTGTTCTCGAGTGCTGTGTACTTCGCGGAGGCAGACGAACCCGCTTCTCAATTCACAAGTATTCCCGACGCTTTTTGGTGGGCAGTCGTCACCATGACCACGGTTGGATATGGAGACATGAAACCTATAACGGTCGGTGGCAAGATAGTGGGCTCGCTCTGTGCCATAGCGGGCGTTTTAACCATTGCTCTTCCAGTGCCGGTCATTGTATCCAACTTCAATTACTTCTACCACAGGGAGACAGATAATGAAGCAGACCCGCCGCCGGTCGTTGAAACCCCACCACCTACCTGCCCTTATTTCCCCAACTTCCTGAAGAAATTTAAAGGATCTCCCTCTGGTTCTTCGCTAGGTGATAAAGCGGAGTAcatggagatggaggagggggtTACAGAGTCGCTGTGTGGGGTGGACAAAAGCCCAAGTAAAGGAAATGGGACAGATATTGGCAGAAAAAACAGTACCAGCTCAAAGTCACAACAGACTGATGTGTGA
- the fshb gene encoding follitropin subunit beta, protein MITFLPGRYLNRPVTPCGRIMYCTQLRTLLLVVTAMLWLTPVGAGPDCMYSCRLQNMTFPLEREDCRGSVIIPTCAGLCKTEDLNYYSKRIPHAQGVCNFKDWSYEEVYLESCPPGADPFLIPVAKSCDCSKCKMDSTDCNRMSTATSYSCQQHFPLEM, encoded by the exons ATGAtaacatttctgccagg CAGATACCTGAACAGACCTGTAACTCCTTGTGGAAGGATTATGTACTGCACACAGTTGAGGACACTGCTTTTGGTTGTCACAGCAATGCTGTGGTTGACACCGGTGGGGGCAGGACCAGACTGCATGTACAGCTGCAGACTACAGAATATGACATTCCCCCTGGAGAGAGAGGACTGCCGTGGAAGCGTCATCATTCCCACCTGCGCAGGCCTGTGCAAAACCGAG GATCTGAACTATTATAGCAAGCGGATACCACATGCCCAGGGTGTGTGTAACTTCAAGGACTGGTCCTATGAGGAAGTCTACTTGGAGAGCTGTCCACCGGGGGCGGACCCTTTCTTGATACCTGTGGCCAAGAGCTGTGATTGCAGCAAATGCAAGATGGATAGCACAGACTGTAATCGTATGAGCACGGCAACATCATACAGCTGCCAACAACATTTCCCATTGGAAATGTAG